In Mangifera indica cultivar Alphonso chromosome 14, CATAS_Mindica_2.1, whole genome shotgun sequence, the DNA window GTTCCATTAACAAATATGTACAGTTTTGTTTATGCCAATGAAATTTTAACTCTTGAACTACCTTGTCATCAACAAATTTTGCAAGAAGCCCCAATGGCTTTGTCGATGGATATGCAGGCAATAAACGGTTGTGTTTCGTGTCTCTTTTAAGCTCTCAATGATGATGAAGACTAAGAGAATGGTTTCCCATTGTGTAGAAGCACTGGTAGTTTCTTGTGAACATGATTAGATTGCAGAAGCAGGCTACTCTTCTTTCTCAAGTCTTACATATATTGGTACCCTATACCTTTGAGCTGTAATGCCCATTCAATTCTAACACAGAATACGCTCAACAAAGCTCCAATTACTTTCACTCTTCCATCATGGAGATCTGaaaatctttaattaaacaataggtTCTATATAACTAAGCATTGTATTGTCAAATTATACTAGTGGGGTTCTGAAGAGTACTGCATTAGTTGGATCGTGAAAAGTACAACATTTTAAACCTGGTCTTTTCGAATTATACTAGTGGGTTTCTGAAAAGTATTGCATTTCTTGTCAAAAGTAATGCAGTATGTGTATAATTTGGAAGTTGATGACATATGTATAAAAAACTGAGTTCTTTCTTTCTGCAAAAAAACATGTATTTGAAAATCAAAGCCTTCCTACTTAATCAAATCAGACATCTAATTTCTATGATATTTCAAACAAACTGAGAAGTTTTAATTTGCATCAACCATTCATGAAGCAGTGGGAAGTTAACTCTACATTAACAAATTCCAGGGCATCGAGGAAGAGGGGGCCTATGTTCAGTCCATGCAAAATTTTGAGTCCTTCAACTAGCTTCTTAGTAAATGTAATCCAAATCATGCCTAATTTAAGCTAAAAAGTTCTGATATTGAGTAGTATTAATCACTGTTAATAGTTTAATGACAGCTCAgaatgtaatataaatttttcatgTTAGGAAAAGTTTGTGGAAATTCAGGATTGGTTGGTTCAGAAACCTAGAAACAAACAACAATGAAATGCAAAATACTCAAAACAAAAGTACaagatttatatgaaaaaactCAACACAGAAAAAATCACAGGTCGGacaaaatttgattatgaaTGAAGAAGATTACGAAAAAGGGAAGAGTCTATTAGTTATGTCCTCTTAACTTTAGCTCACCCCATTTTTCAATACATTCTCTCTTTACATACACTTAACACAATTTTATATGCTAACCTTAGGTGACAGATACTAGACGTGTACTTTAGTTGTATTTTCATGACAAGTTGTATTTGCACTACCGTAAGTCGCTTCACTCACAAGTTGTAACTGTTTTGTTTGACTAGACGAACAAGAGTAAAGGTCCATACCATAATAGAGCAGCCCAACCCCTCTTACCATCACAAAcctttttgaaaattcatcttttaaatcCACGTTACCCTTACAAAATTCAGATCACCAATATACATCAATTCTCGATTCGAAACTTTCTATATCAATGGATTACAATGAATACATGATTTTGATTGAGTTCTTGTTTTGCCTACTCCCCTTTACATACTCAATGCATGCAGTGCATTTTGCTTTGAATATCGTATACAAGTTTGAATCAGTAACATGTATAACTGGAAATTGAATTGTCTGGAtgacaagaagaaaatttaatttaaaaaaaaaaaacacagaaaaAGTAAGGGGATGTAATGAAACATAGCACACTAATTATCACAGTACAAAGATAAACTAAGATATCCAAGCATGCAAAACAAACAgttaaataaaacaacaaaactatgcGCAAAACTTTATACACATACAATGACATGTCTCCAtgtaattaggtattattttatttctaatttaaaactatcaaatcacGTGGTATCAAGTCATTGTTTGGGTATAAATTTGTGCACATTATTTAAGCACATAACGCTACTCTAATTAAAATACAACCCAGATGAGAATAGAAAACAAAGAAGTGGAGTCATGTGAACCTGGATACAGGAAACTAGCGGGATCATGATGCAGAGCTTTGACATTTATTCATCAAGATGAACCTTTGTAACATGAGCAGTCTTGGACTTATCACGTCTGCAGCTTTCACTCAAAGCAGGACAGCCTCCAATCTTCAGTTTTCTGAGGGCTGTAAGGCGTTGCATGCCTTCTGGAAGACATGACAAATTGGGGCAATCAAGTATCTCAAGTGTTTGAAGTGATGTGAGATTTTGCAGCCACTCTGGTAGTTCTACTAATCTAGGACAGTCTTCAATCATCATGCACCGCAAAGCGTTAGCCGATCCTTGAAGAATAAGTTGAGGCAAATCCACTAATAATGGCAAACTTTTGATTATAAATGTTCGAACTCCCAACCGAAGATTATCTTCATTTTCTCCTTGAAATTCCAtcttcaaattaagtttaaagcaACTTGAAATCACTAGCTTCTGTAATCTCTTTAGGTCCTTGATACCATATGGCAATGAGGTCAGAGGACAACGTTCAATATACAATGCTCGGAGGCTTGTGAGGCGTTTCATTCCTTCAGACAATGTTACGAGATGGTGGCATTCATGTAAAAGCAGATACTGAAGAGAACTCAAACACTCGATTCCATTTTCTCGCAGATGTCGCTCTCGTGTGGTTATTTCCACATGTCTAAGCGAGATCATCTTTCGTATTTTTCGAGGCATCTCCTTAAGCCTAAAACAACCACGAAATAAAAACGTTTCCAACTTTAGAAGCTGACAAATAGATTCAGGGaatttcttcaataaaatattaccgcTTAAATCAAGATATCTTAAATGTATTAACATACTAATAGAGTTTGGCAAGACTTCATAGTTTATATAGCCTAAAGACAACATTCTTAGGTGCTTGAATTTGGGTATGCAAGTATTGACAATTGATACACCAATATGCTCGCACTTTTCTTGAACAATAATGGATCGAATCGTCCTTGACCTATTAACTATAATTTCTTGAGGTTTTTTATGTTCGGAATCAAAGTCAATGAATGCAAAATGCCGAACGCTCCCGTCAACCATTTGGCTTCTGGATTTTATTACAACACACTCACTTTTTGCCACTGATATTGCAAGATCATGGATAAGATCAtgtattttaaacttataatataaatgatttatttcttcaaaatcCTCTATGAAGCACCTTGACCATAAGTCTTTCATACATCTCTCAGCAACATCTTCTACCTCTTCTAATTCATTATTAGAGGTTGAAAGAAGTCCATGTGCCATCCAATGACGGGTCACGCTATCACTTGCATAAATATAATCCTTCGGAAATAAGGAAAGGTAAGCAAAACATTTCTTCAAGTGAGACGACAAATAATCATAACTTAATTTCAATACTGGTAAGATATCTTCCTCCTCCTGTTTCAATTGCCAAATGTCACTTTCTTTTATTCTTAACCACTCTTCTTCACCAGTGTTGGCAAAGAGTAAGCTTCCCAAAGTTCTTAGAGCTAACGGAACTCCTTTACATTTTTCCACAATTTCCTCTGCAATTTTACAAAGCTTTGGAAAATCTTTCCCTTCTCCATCTTTAAATGCGCACCTCTTGAACAATGATAAAGAGTCCTCAAAGGAAAGACCCTGCATGAAATGTGGGGGAATAGTGCCCATTATATCAGCAACTCTTTTACTACGTGTGCTCACAATAATTTTACTTCCATTAACACCATTCAACAATAGGCTTTTCAAATTCATCCATTTCATTGGTTGTTCATTCCACACATCATCAAAGACAAGCAAAAACTTTCGACCACCCAAAATTTCTTGCAAACACTCGGGTATTTGATCAGCTTTTAACTTAGCACAATCCTTACGTGTTGcagaataaataatttctttcattaacCTGTTAACATCAAAGTCATCTGAGACACAAACCCACATTCTCAATTCAAAGTGCCTCCTGACCATTTCATCATTGTAAACCATTTTAGAAAGAGTAGTTTTACCCAAACCCCCAATTCCAACAATAGGAATGACGGAAACATTAACATGGGTTGGCTGAATCAAAAAGCTTATGACGTTTTCTTTATCCTCCTCTCTTCCGATGACCTCAGACGCTTGGAAGAAGGGATTTGTCTCCCTTTCCTTTGGAATTACACGCCTAACGTCAACATGACTCTCAACAAGATGAAATTTTTGCCTATCATCTGCGATCTCATCTAACCTTTCTCTAATGTCCTTGATCTTGTAACCAATTTTAATAGAACTCCAACTTGGAAAGTACTGACGTACCTTTGTCATTGAGGTCCTCCGTTGCCTCCTGGCAgcatgaaattcgaattcttcTAAAACGTCCTCCGCATCATAAAAAACGTCTCTAAGCTTCCCAAGCCAGTCACGCAGCTGATGATCTTGAGTCTGCTTTGTCTCGGCATCCAACAGCACGGCTTTGAGGGTGCTCATGGTTCCCTCAAGTCTTCTtaaattacttttcaaattcCACAACAACGGTACTTCTCCACCAATAAGGGAAACTATCTTCTTCAAAATTTCAGTAGAAGTGTTAAATAGAATCGCTTCtgccatatttatcctaaaagaaacaaattacaGAGCGAGAAAGAGCTCGTTTAAGACGCCTGCATTAGCTGAGGATGGATATATGAGCGAATACAACCATACATTAAGTCAAGAAAAAAATCTAGCAGCATTTAACACTCAATATTATTTGCTGAAACTCAAACCCACTAAGTTTGACTTAGAAAAGAcctttttcacatttttaaggcatcaattttttttaacacaaaatctaatttccataaaatttattatattatccttaaacaaaatttcattacCCCcctaattaaatacaatatttcctcctacccaaaaaaaaaaaaaaaacaccccacaaaatatttctctcttaattaataaaaaccCAAAACACCAGGGAGGGACCACCCCGCCcggtttcttctttctccaCCTCCACCATACTTATTTTGCCATCTGTAATTTTCCTATGCCTTTGGATTTTCTTGCGGAATTGCTAATAACTACAGATTGCTAATATCATCAATGGAGCAAGAATGTAGTCAGTCTTACTTTCAACTGTTATCAGGGAAAGAGGATTGAGAATGGGGTATATCTTGGCCCAATTGGATGCTTAACATTTGAAGGCCGATTTTCTTGGAAGAGGAGACTATTAGccttcatttttaaatatattcgTATCAAAATTGGGAATTTGGAACCCCTACAGATCAGTTTGGCCAAAAAAATGACATAGAGCCGAGCTACAAGGactctttctttatttggttTTACATTGATGAGGAAATAGCAGTTGCCAGGGGCAGAAATGGAGGGAGTGCATTTCGGCGTCGGTGTCACTGTGTCACTACCTCTTattctttttgaatttatagtcaGATTCTAGCACGGAtagtatatattcatatatttacatGTATATCTAGATATGCTTGTACACAGTAAGGATTATGATTCACAATGATTTGATCTTTCAGGGCATTTGTTCACTCGAAAGCATGATCTTACAGAACAGGTTTAATCATCATTCCTGCTTAGtttcttgagaaatttttattttgtcatgtATTTAATCTTAGGTTGTTTATCGGGAGAGCAGGGAACATTGAAGCAACAAATTCACTTGTGGTAGATTCTTTTATGGTATAAAATTTCGAAAAAGACAACATTTCACTGCTTCCTGACACTATTTTTAAAGGAAATATTCTCTAAGCATTCAATAGCAACTTTATTATGAGGTTTTTTGCCTCTATCTAGTTTTGAAattcaacaagattgtaatctTTGTGGGCTAGCTCGGAATTGTTTGATCAGGTCATCTTTCTTTGGCATTTTTCCTTTGAGCATCGGGTTTCCGCAAATTTCTGAAACCATTCTTATAGTAAGTTAAATTTACTGCATACCAAACCATAATAATAATCCGTCAAGTATTAGTCCTGCAACTACAGAGTTCTATtgatatgtatgtatgtatgtatgtatgtatgtattataGACTAAAAGAAACGTTGCACAGTTTTTTTCATGCAAATGAAATGTATAACCCTCGAATTACCtcataatcaatatattttgCCCAGAGACGGACCATGGCCCTGTTTTGGGTTTCGATGTGTGCTCTATGTACTCGAGGATGACTAAAAATTCAGAGACTGATTTTCCATTGTGCAGAAGCACTGGTACCTTCTTGTGAATAGGATCATATTGTAGTTTGAAGAAAGATTGCTTATCCTGGTAGAAagtaaaaatgacaaaattcacTTAGCTGTCTTCATTTTGAATAGGTCACAAGGAATAAGAAAGACCTATGAACTAGAACCTGAAGAGTAAGCATCCAACTCATTGCTTTACTTTGGGTGCAAGCTCTGTCTACTCCAATGATCAAACACTTGATTTAGGCAAATTAGAGGCTTTACAACTACAATCATCAGCAACActtgatctatatatattttgatgtaccttttcatcaacaaattttAGCCCAGAAGTGAGCCAAGGCTCTGTCACATGGGTCTTGAGCCAACAAAGGGTACTTCTCTTTTCCATAACTCATCAGTATATTCTAGGTTTACAAACGATTCAACAATGAGTTTGTCATGGTGGAGGAGGACAGGAACCTTCTAATGCACAAAATTAGAATTAAGTTCTGCCCCTTTAACCTTGAGAGCCCATTCAATTCACATACAAAAAAGGGCTTATAATTTGCTCATCAGTCTACTTCAGAAATTCAACCGAACCGTAATCTTTAAGCAATTATATTTTGGCTACTAGGGGAATTGGTCGGTCAGATCATCTTACTTTAGCATTCAAATTTCTATGTATATTCATACAGTGATGGAAACTTCTGAGGATTAAGTATTTTTATGCCTCCAAGATCTTCTGAAAATTGTAGCTAGTGAGATTTAGAACCCCAAACCAGATCTAGGAAACTCACGGTTTCACCAAAAGGTATCTTGTTTTAATCAGCTCAAATAGAACTCCGAGTTTTTCTGGTGAGAACTCTAAATCTTTCAGTCTTGAGGCACAACAAACAGCCCAAACACTAAGCACACATTGCACACCTGACAATAAATAAGTCAAGTGTGACTCCTGTAAGTACAGAATTCTGTTCCATTAACAAATATTCTTATAGATAACAAGCAACATGTACAGTTTTGTTGATGCCAGTGAAATTTTAACTCTTGAACTACCTCATCAACAAATTTTGCAAGAAGCACGCCATGGCTCTGTCGATGGATCTACAGGCAATATGGGGTTGTGTTTTCGTGTCTCTGTTATGCTCTCATTTCTCAATGATGATTAAGACTCAGAGAATGGTTTCCTGTTGTGTAGAAGCACTGGTTGTTCACTGTGAACAGGATTAGATTGCAGAAGCAAGCTACTCTTCTTTCTCTAGTCTTACATATACCGATACGCTACGCCCTTGAGCAGTAATACCCATTCAATTCTAACACAGAATAGGCTTCCAATTGCTTTTATTCTTCCATCATGGAGATCTGAATATCTTTAGTTAAACAATAGGTTCTATATAACTAAGCATTGTATTGTTAAATTATACTAGATGGGTTCTGAAGAGTACTGCATTAGTTGGATTGTGAAAAGTTTAAACCTGGTTTTTTCGAATGCAGTAGGCGTATAATTTGGAAGTTGATGACATATGTATAAAAAACTAAGTTCCTTCTTTTTGCGCAAAAACATGTATTTGAAAGCCTATTACAAGAAGGGGAAGAGTCTATTTGTTTTCTCGTCTTCATTGAGTTTGATCTTGACATGTGAGAGAGGAAACTTGAATTTATGTTCTCTACATGAAGACTCattttttgtcactcaaactacCCCTTGGGAGTGATAAATACCAGACATTAGTACGTGTTAATTGCATTTTCATGACAAATAGTATCACACTATGGCAAGTCACTCTACTCACAAGTTGTAATTGCTTTGTTCGAACAAGTGGAAATGTCCATACCACAACAGAGCAGTTCAATCCCTCTACTACCATCACAAACCCTTTTGAATATTCATCTTTCAAATCTGTATTTTTCTGAATTCAGGTAATCTCTTATAGAATTTGGATCACCACAATACATCAAATCTCAATTCAAAACCTTTCTAAATCAATGGAGTACAATGAACACATGATTTTGATTGAGTTCTCGTTTTGCCTACTTCCCTTTACAAACACAATGCATGCAGTgcattttgttttgaatatcGTATACATGTTTGAATCAATAACATGTATAAATTGGAATTGAATTGTTTGGATGAAAcgaagaaaattgaatttttaaaagaaaaaaaaaacagaaaaggtAAGGGGATGTAATGAAACAGAGCACACAATAAATATGACAGTACAAAGATGAAGTAAATTATTCTAGTATGCAAAACAAACAgttaaatacatttaaaatacaACCCAGATGAGAACAGAAAACAAAGAAGTGGAGTCGTGTGAACCTGGATAAAGGAAACTAGCGGGGAATCATGATGCAGGCCTTTGACATTTATTCATCAAGATGAACCACTGTAACATGAGCAGTCTTGGACTTCTCACGTCTGCACCTTTCACTCAGAGCAGGACAGCCTCGAATCTTCAGTTGTCTGAGGGCTGTAAGGCGTTGCATCCCTTCTGGAAGACATGACAAATTGGGGCAATCAAGTATCTCAAGTGTTTGAAGTGATGTGAGATTTTGCAGCCACTCCGGTAGTTCCACTAATTTGGGACAGTCTTCAATCCACATGCACTGTAAAGCGTTTGCCGATCCTTGAAGAATAAGCTGAGGCAAATCCACTAATGATGGCAAACTTTTGATTATAAATGTTCGAACTCCCAACCGAAgat includes these proteins:
- the LOC123195448 gene encoding putative disease resistance protein RGA4, coding for MAEAILFNTSTEILKKIVSLIGGEVPLLWNLKSNLRRLEGTMSTLKAVLLDAETKQTQDHQLRDWLGKLRDVFYDAEDVLEEFEFHAARRQRRTSMTKVRQYFPSWSSIKIGYKIKDIRERLDEIADDRQKFHLVESHVDVRRVIPKERETNPFFQASEVIGREEDKENVISFLIQPTHVNVSVIPIVGIGGLGKTTLSKMVYNDEMVRRHFELRMWVCVSDDFDVNRLMKEIIYSATRKDCAKLKADQIPECLQEILGGRKFLLVFDDVWNEQPMKWMNLKSLLLNGVNGSKIIVSTRSKRVADIMGTIPPHFMQGLSFEDSLSLFKRCAFKDGEGKDFPKLCKIAEEIVEKCKGVPLALRTLGSLLFANTGEEEWLRIKESDIWQLKQEEEDILPVLKLSYDYLSSHLKKCFAYLSLFPKDYIYASDSVTRHWMAHGLLSTSNNELEEVEDVAERCMKDLWSRLKEMPRKIRKMISLRHVEITTRERHLRENGIECLSSLQYLLLHECHHLVTLSEGMKRLTSLRALYIERCPLTSLPYGIKDLKRLQKLVISSCFKLNLKMEFQGENEDNLRLGVRTFIIKSLPLLVDLPQLILQGSANALRCMMIEDCPRLVELPEWLQNLTSLQTLEILDCPNLSCLPEGMQRLTALRKLKIGGCPALSESCRRDKSKTAHVTKVHLDE